The following are encoded together in the Saliniramus fredricksonii genome:
- a CDS encoding septal ring lytic transglycosylase RlpA family protein: MQYAGLTERDDAPFQQGRASFYRHGSRTANGERFDPSGMTAAHPSLPFGTRVRVVHPASGNAVVVRINDRGPFTGGRVIDLAEGAARKLGIIRAGVAPVALYRLD; this comes from the coding sequence ATGCAATATGCCGGCCTCACCGAGCGCGATGATGCTCCGTTCCAGCAGGGCCGAGCCTCCTTCTATCGCCATGGCAGCCGCACGGCCAACGGCGAGCGTTTCGACCCCTCCGGCATGACGGCGGCGCATCCCTCCCTGCCCTTCGGCACGCGGGTTCGCGTGGTGCATCCCGCGAGCGGCAACGCGGTCGTGGTCCGGATCAATGATCGCGGCCCCTTCACGGGCGGGCGGGTGATCGATCTCGCCGAAGGCGCGGCACGCAAGCTCGGCATCATCCGTGCGGGCGTCGCGCCGGTTGCGCTCTATCGCCTCGATTGA
- a CDS encoding DUF5993 family protein: MMALPFVIVFAGLAFAWYGRRGWALGSGLAAIALTLMLFRLHATDSLALSF, translated from the coding sequence ATGATGGCTCTGCCGTTCGTCATCGTCTTCGCCGGTCTCGCCTTCGCCTGGTATGGCCGGCGTGGCTGGGCGCTGGGGAGCGGGCTCGCCGCGATCGCGCTCACGCTGATGCTGTTTCGCCTGCATGCGACGGACAGCCTCGCTCTGTCCTTCTGA
- a CDS encoding cold-shock protein has product MGRGRDFRETSRKGFDNDFGQDQPDYFEPRAERGSFGSQPSMSRPVGGVEMDAVVKWFNPEKGFGFVELGDGSGDAFLHIRAVQAAGYDEFLPGTKLEVRTAQGQKGPQVTEVLSADTSTAEERPQRQGFGGAGGPGGGFGGQRRPPPRQQGFGGPRSTGPATELSGTVKWYNPTKGFGFIMAEDGGKDVFIHRSVLMRANLPDLIEGQQVRMGVVEGQKGREAATIEI; this is encoded by the coding sequence ATGGGTCGAGGTCGAGATTTCCGCGAGACGAGCCGTAAGGGCTTCGATAATGATTTTGGTCAGGATCAGCCTGACTATTTCGAGCCGCGCGCGGAACGTGGTTCCTTCGGCAGTCAGCCGTCAATGTCCCGTCCGGTCGGCGGCGTCGAGATGGACGCGGTCGTGAAGTGGTTCAACCCGGAGAAGGGCTTCGGTTTCGTCGAGCTGGGCGACGGCTCGGGCGATGCCTTCCTGCATATCCGCGCCGTCCAGGCGGCGGGCTATGATGAATTTCTGCCCGGCACCAAGCTGGAAGTGCGGACCGCGCAGGGCCAGAAGGGCCCGCAGGTCACGGAGGTGCTCAGCGCCGATACCAGCACTGCGGAAGAACGCCCGCAGCGTCAGGGCTTCGGTGGCGCCGGCGGTCCCGGTGGCGGCTTCGGCGGCCAGCGCCGTCCCCCGCCGCGCCAGCAGGGCTTCGGCGGACCGCGCAGCACCGGCCCGGCGACGGAACTGTCCGGTACGGTGAAATGGTATAATCCGACCAAGGGCTTCGGCTTCATCATGGCCGAGGATGGGGGCAAGGACGTGTTCATCCACCGCTCCGTACTCATGCGCGCCAATCTGCCGGATCTGATCGAAGGCCAGCAGGTCCGTATGGGCGTGGTCGAAGGCCAGAAGGGCCGCGAAGCCGCAACGATCGAGATCTGA
- a CDS encoding DNA polymerase ligase N-terminal domain-containing protein, which produces MTMRYEEKRDFSKTTEPEADRQSADNAPIFVIQKHDASSLHYDFRINVGGALKSWAIPKGPSTDPREKRLALRTEDHPRDYADFEGVIPEGEYGAGTVLVWDRGTWENITRKEDGIVPAEKALEQGHLLMHLEGEKIAGGYALQRTETGDDEKWLLVKMDDDAADARRNPVSTQPESVLSGRTIAQVRRQEGDGDADDAS; this is translated from the coding sequence ATGACGATGCGATACGAAGAAAAACGTGACTTCTCGAAAACGACCGAGCCTGAAGCGGATCGGCAATCCGCCGATAATGCGCCGATCTTCGTCATTCAGAAGCACGACGCTTCCAGCCTGCACTATGATTTTCGCATCAATGTCGGCGGCGCGCTCAAGTCCTGGGCAATCCCGAAGGGCCCCTCCACCGATCCACGCGAGAAACGCCTGGCCCTGCGCACCGAGGACCATCCGCGCGACTATGCCGATTTCGAGGGTGTGATCCCGGAGGGTGAATACGGCGCCGGGACCGTTCTGGTCTGGGATCGCGGCACCTGGGAAAACATCACCCGCAAGGAAGACGGGATCGTTCCTGCCGAGAAGGCGCTCGAACAGGGACATCTGCTCATGCACCTGGAAGGCGAAAAGATCGCGGGCGGATACGCCCTGCAACGCACCGAGACCGGTGATGACGAGAAATGGCTGCTCGTGAAAATGGATGACGATGCCGCCGATGCCCGCCGCAATCCCGTCTCGACGCAACCGGAATCCGTCCTCAGCGGGCGCACGATCGCGCAGGTCAGGCGACAGGAAGGCGATGGCGACGCGGACGACGCGTCATGA
- a CDS encoding Brp/Blh family beta-carotene 15,15'-dioxygenase: MDSSRRVENGRLQATTHAQQHDDAMTPDGYRAWFASLRRAHAVAALAVIGVTAILYPFLAPASALFQLAMAGALLLLLVLPHAALDQYAALIVLQPRLGRLWPLGFMVIYGVLAVSVVAGWMIAPQILLPALILLAALHYGLGDVEEGSLWRYPEIVARGLAPFSLAVLFSLPQVTAFAGWLVLDVPMATRVIYDWALPVALAWQGLWALVILRSLWQTLSGHGDGMRAVVRVCEMAVIVLAFAMLPPLIALVLYVGLVHAPRHLFDFAARNPAIGNPSRAMMRVLRATILPTAMTIALLALMIFFFIDPAMPHAYSLRIAIWLVSAFAVPHAVFTFLALRGFTGLREMRAEAGSQSRR, translated from the coding sequence ATGGATTCCAGCAGGCGGGTCGAGAATGGAAGGCTACAGGCAACGACCCATGCGCAACAGCATGACGATGCCATGACGCCTGACGGCTATCGCGCGTGGTTCGCGTCCCTGCGGCGTGCCCATGCCGTCGCTGCGCTCGCCGTGATCGGCGTCACGGCCATCCTCTATCCGTTTCTTGCGCCGGCCTCGGCCCTGTTCCAGCTCGCCATGGCCGGGGCGCTGCTCCTGCTCCTCGTGCTGCCGCATGCCGCGCTCGATCAATATGCGGCGCTGATCGTCTTGCAGCCGCGACTCGGCCGGCTCTGGCCGCTGGGTTTCATGGTGATCTACGGCGTTCTTGCCGTCAGTGTCGTTGCGGGCTGGATGATCGCGCCGCAGATCCTGCTTCCCGCCCTCATCCTGCTCGCCGCTCTGCATTACGGGCTCGGCGATGTCGAGGAGGGCTCCTTGTGGCGTTACCCGGAAATCGTCGCGCGCGGTCTCGCCCCCTTTTCGCTCGCGGTTCTCTTCAGCCTGCCGCAGGTCACGGCCTTCGCGGGCTGGCTCGTCCTCGACGTGCCGATGGCCACGCGGGTGATCTATGACTGGGCGCTGCCTGTGGCGCTGGCCTGGCAGGGGCTGTGGGCGCTGGTGATCCTGCGCTCACTCTGGCAGACATTGTCCGGGCATGGTGATGGCATGCGCGCGGTCGTGCGTGTCTGTGAGATGGCGGTCATTGTCCTCGCTTTCGCGATGCTTCCGCCTTTGATCGCCCTTGTGCTTTATGTCGGGCTCGTACACGCCCCGCGCCATCTGTTCGATTTCGCCGCGCGCAACCCGGCCATCGGCAATCCATCGCGCGCAATGATGCGCGTCCTGCGCGCGACGATTCTGCCGACCGCGATGACGATTGCGCTGCTTGCCCTGATGATTTTCTTCTTCATCGATCCGGCGATGCCCCACGCCTACAGTCTGCGCATCGCGATCTGGCTGGTGAGCGCCTTCGCGGTGCCGCACGCCGTCTTCACGTTCCTCGCCCTGCGTGGTTTCACCGGCCTGCGTGAGATGCGCGCCGAGGCAGGTTCTCAATCGAGGCGATAG
- a CDS encoding c-type cytochrome, which produces MQMGQFFRAFFAVGIIGGAFVALAEAKSGWAPDPQTGRALLTENCASCHAVDATGTSPVPEAVAFHEISARYPVKALEEALAEGIMVGHDGVQQMPEFRFNAIQIGDIIAYLESIQDE; this is translated from the coding sequence ATGCAAATGGGACAATTCTTCCGCGCCTTCTTCGCCGTCGGCATCATCGGCGGCGCCTTCGTGGCCCTCGCGGAAGCCAAGAGCGGCTGGGCGCCCGATCCGCAGACGGGCCGAGCCCTGCTCACGGAGAACTGCGCGAGTTGCCATGCGGTCGACGCGACCGGCACCAGCCCCGTTCCCGAAGCCGTCGCCTTTCACGAGATCAGCGCGCGCTACCCGGTGAAGGCGCTGGAAGAGGCGTTGGCCGAGGGCATCATGGTCGGCCATGACGGCGTGCAGCAGATGCCGGAATTCCGCTTCAACGCGATTCAGATCGGCGATATCATCGCCTATCTCGAGAGCATTCAGGACGAGTGA
- a CDS encoding disulfide bond formation protein B, producing the protein MIDAATSRLLNALALIAISAILLAAFYTQIVARELPCPLCILQRAGFVAVGLGLALNLLIGPRPGHYGLMILAALAGGAVSLRQVALHIVPGSGAYGDPVLGLHLYSWAALIFGAIILGAAAMLFFERQFEPTIGARARNPLILAALTVFALVTLGNAASTLLECGTGLCPDNPVAYEWLPG; encoded by the coding sequence ATGATCGATGCTGCGACCTCCCGCCTGCTCAACGCGCTCGCCCTGATCGCGATATCCGCGATCCTGCTTGCCGCCTTCTACACCCAGATCGTCGCGCGCGAATTGCCTTGCCCGCTCTGCATCCTGCAACGCGCCGGCTTCGTCGCCGTGGGGCTCGGCCTCGCGCTGAACCTGCTGATCGGCCCGCGCCCCGGCCATTACGGGCTGATGATCCTCGCCGCTCTCGCCGGCGGCGCCGTATCGCTGCGCCAGGTCGCGCTGCATATCGTGCCCGGCAGTGGCGCTTATGGCGATCCCGTGCTTGGCCTGCATCTCTACAGCTGGGCAGCGCTGATTTTCGGCGCGATCATTCTCGGTGCAGCCGCGATGCTGTTTTTCGAGCGGCAGTTCGAGCCGACTATCGGGGCGCGCGCGCGCAACCCGCTGATCCTCGCCGCGCTCACCGTCTTCGCTCTGGTGACACTCGGCAATGCCGCCTCGACCCTGCTCGAATGCGGCACCGGCCTCTGCCCGGACAACCCCGTCGCCTATGAGTGGCTTCCCGGCTGA
- the carA gene encoding glutamine-hydrolyzing carbamoyl-phosphate synthase small subunit, producing MSQDDTAPTTESGWQDLAATALLVLADGTVLEGFGIGATGEAAGEVCFNTAMTGYQEILTDPSYAGQIITFTFPHIGNVGTNDEDLEAIDAVSPSPVRGVVLAAAITQPSNWRAASHLDAWLKARGLIGISGIDTRALTALIRDHGMQNAVIAHSPTGAFDVAALRQKAAQLPDMTGQDLVPLVTAKDAYEWDETPWELGRGYGRRSEAKAHVVAIDYGVKRNILRLLANAGCRVTVVPATASADEIMAHKPDGIFLSNGPGDPAATGEYAVPVIRALLERDVPVFGICLGHQMLALALGLKTKKMGQGHHGANHPVKDHTTGKVEIVSMNHGFAVDADDLPANVQETHVSLFDGSNSGIALKDKPVFSVQHHPEASPGPHDSHYLFDRFVGLMQDRAQVTA from the coding sequence ATGTCGCAAGATGATACCGCGCCCACGACCGAATCCGGCTGGCAGGACCTCGCCGCCACGGCTCTTCTCGTGCTGGCCGACGGCACCGTGCTCGAAGGCTTCGGCATCGGTGCGACGGGCGAGGCGGCCGGCGAGGTCTGCTTCAACACGGCGATGACGGGCTATCAGGAAATCCTGACCGACCCCTCCTATGCCGGCCAGATCATCACCTTCACCTTCCCGCATATCGGCAATGTCGGCACCAATGACGAGGATCTGGAGGCGATCGACGCGGTCTCGCCCTCGCCGGTGCGCGGCGTGGTGCTCGCCGCCGCGATCACCCAGCCCTCGAACTGGCGCGCGGCAAGCCATCTCGACGCCTGGCTGAAGGCGCGCGGGCTGATCGGCATCTCCGGCATCGACACCCGCGCCCTCACGGCGCTGATCCGTGATCATGGCATGCAAAACGCCGTCATCGCGCATTCGCCGACCGGCGCTTTCGACGTCGCGGCGCTCAGGCAGAAGGCGGCGCAGCTGCCGGACATGACGGGCCAGGATCTCGTGCCGCTGGTCACGGCGAAGGACGCCTATGAATGGGACGAGACGCCCTGGGAGCTCGGGCGCGGCTATGGCCGGCGCAGCGAGGCGAAAGCCCATGTCGTCGCCATCGATTATGGCGTGAAGCGCAACATCCTGCGGCTTCTGGCCAATGCCGGCTGCCGGGTCACCGTCGTGCCGGCCACCGCGAGCGCCGACGAGATCATGGCCCACAAGCCCGACGGTATCTTTCTCTCGAACGGCCCCGGCGATCCGGCGGCGACGGGGGAATATGCGGTGCCGGTGATCCGTGCGCTCCTGGAGAGGGACGTTCCGGTTTTTGGAATTTGTCTGGGCCACCAGATGCTCGCCCTCGCGCTCGGCCTGAAGACGAAGAAGATGGGCCAGGGCCATCACGGCGCGAACCATCCGGTGAAGGATCACACCACCGGCAAGGTCGAGATCGTCTCGATGAATCACGGCTTCGCCGTCGATGCCGACGACCTGCCCGCCAATGTGCAGGAGACGCATGTCTCGCTCTTCGACGGCTCGAATTCCGGCATCGCGCTGAAGGACAAGCCGGTCTTCTCCGTGCAGCACCACCCGGAAGCCTCCCCCGGTCCGCATGACAGCCATTACCTGTTTGATCGCTTCGTGGGGCTGATGCAGGACCGCGCGCAGGTCACGGCCTGA